A genome region from Arachidicoccus soli includes the following:
- a CDS encoding SusC/RagA family TonB-linked outer membrane protein has translation MSKKPIEHSINFLPKINKIPLLLIAVLFTGSLWAQAVNRQISGVVKNTDNKSLSGASVLIIGEKTGTFTNADGTFTLDVKNDADTLLVSFIGYNSKKVVVGSNSALNIVLERNEKDNELDQVVVVGYGTQKKISVTGGVDVVAGDKLTSRAVPNVTQALEGTSPSLVIQQKSFEPGQGVNINLRGVGTLGDNTPLVVIDGLIGGDLNSLNPNDIASISILKDAGAAAIYGSRSANGVILVTTKMGKAGPGKITYNGIASIIHPHFYIKPVPGYENMILKDQALVNVGQTPTYSPLDIEKQKESGDQEWILNAIFKDAVQQNHNLSISGGSGNTNYMISAGYMDEGSNFVGPQKGLKRYNYRMNLASTVGRLKVTSILAYTRNEIRDHSYSTGTLVADAERTPPLYALKDSLGRYLINDVLAQFNPLGILEKGGYREYDNDNLFGTISGDLSLARGLSLKGVFGGTLDANHEFYRTDYVPFYRPGTPVGGDPSGVYGSSLGSTTGDQNSKNILLNSQLLLQYTRTIGKNNFLVMGGITSESNTSKSNHVALEYTSPDLDLPGSNTIADVGQQQITPQGTNESALNSYIGRATYSYDNKYFGEVAFRADGSSKFSVNNRWGYFPSISGGWLISKENFFQQGKISNFVDELKLRSSYGILGNQNVGNYQYQTTYFVFSNAYGFNNNSVAGTGFNTANPDIRWETAHTFNVGTDIAMFHNKLSVTFDYFNKLTTNILQQPNLPGTYGGSNVDFNIASVRNRGWELTINYKSHGVLFDHSLSFNIGDTKNEIVKMANGQDRIQSIGELQIIYAKGIPIGSYVGFKRDGFFQNLDDVQNKPKFVGLAVQPGDISYKDKNGDGIIDDNDRYILGNPFPRYTFGLNYDLGFKNFDLNLLIQGVGKRDMALRGELIEPFHVNYSYVIFQHQLDFWTPTNPNAKYPILATTNSSSNTNNFRKGSDLNIFNGAYARLKNVQFGYSLPDHLTKKMGIQKLRFYLTGQNLLTLAATKFVDPESTEFSNNLSTGGANSARNYPSLIDYGFGLDVTF, from the coding sequence ATGTCAAAAAAGCCAATTGAGCATTCAATTAATTTCTTGCCAAAGATTAATAAAATTCCGCTTTTGTTAATTGCTGTTTTGTTCACTGGCTCGTTGTGGGCACAAGCCGTAAATAGGCAAATTTCTGGTGTGGTAAAAAATACTGATAATAAAAGCTTATCTGGAGCTTCGGTCTTGATAATTGGAGAAAAGACTGGAACTTTTACCAATGCTGATGGAACTTTCACATTGGACGTAAAGAATGATGCAGACACGCTACTTGTATCTTTTATAGGGTATAATTCAAAAAAAGTAGTTGTTGGAAGTAATAGTGCTTTAAACATTGTCTTAGAAAGAAATGAAAAAGATAATGAGTTGGATCAAGTGGTAGTGGTAGGTTATGGAACACAAAAGAAGATAAGTGTAACCGGCGGTGTTGATGTAGTAGCCGGGGATAAATTAACGAGCAGAGCCGTTCCCAATGTTACGCAGGCCTTAGAAGGGACTTCGCCAAGTTTGGTTATTCAGCAAAAAAGCTTCGAACCTGGACAAGGTGTAAATATTAATTTAAGAGGGGTAGGTACTTTGGGGGATAATACACCTCTGGTGGTAATTGATGGGTTGATTGGAGGCGACTTGAATTCACTTAATCCAAATGACATTGCCAGTATTTCTATTTTGAAGGATGCGGGAGCGGCGGCTATTTACGGTTCACGTTCAGCAAATGGCGTTATTTTGGTAACTACAAAAATGGGTAAAGCTGGCCCCGGTAAAATTACTTACAACGGCATAGCGAGTATTATTCATCCGCATTTTTATATAAAGCCAGTTCCTGGATATGAAAATATGATATTAAAGGATCAAGCATTGGTGAATGTCGGGCAAACACCTACTTACAGTCCTTTAGATATTGAAAAGCAGAAAGAAAGCGGTGATCAAGAATGGATTCTAAATGCCATTTTTAAAGATGCTGTACAGCAAAATCATAACTTAAGTATAAGTGGTGGAAGTGGGAACACAAATTATATGATCTCGGCAGGTTATATGGATGAAGGTAGCAATTTTGTTGGTCCACAAAAAGGCTTGAAGCGCTATAATTATCGTATGAATTTGGCATCTACCGTAGGTCGATTAAAAGTTACTAGTATATTGGCTTATACTCGAAATGAAATTCGTGATCATTCCTATAGCACAGGTACGCTTGTGGCTGATGCGGAGAGAACACCGCCGCTATATGCATTAAAAGATTCTTTGGGAAGATATTTGATTAACGATGTATTGGCGCAATTTAATCCATTGGGAATTTTAGAAAAGGGAGGTTACCGAGAATATGACAATGATAACCTCTTCGGGACTATTTCGGGTGATTTATCGCTTGCGAGAGGCTTGTCCTTGAAAGGTGTGTTTGGAGGAACTTTAGATGCAAATCACGAATTTTATAGAACAGATTATGTTCCATTTTATAGACCTGGAACACCAGTTGGTGGAGACCCATCCGGCGTTTATGGGAGTTCTTTGGGATCAACAACTGGTGATCAGAATTCAAAAAATATTTTACTCAATTCGCAATTGCTTTTGCAATACACACGTACAATTGGCAAAAACAATTTCTTGGTAATGGGAGGCATTACTTCAGAATCCAACACCAGTAAATCGAACCATGTAGCATTGGAATATACCTCACCAGATTTAGATTTGCCAGGTTCTAATACAATCGCAGATGTGGGGCAGCAACAAATCACCCCCCAAGGAACTAACGAGTCTGCATTGAACTCTTATATTGGTCGTGCTACTTATTCTTATGATAATAAATATTTTGGTGAAGTTGCTTTTAGAGCAGACGGATCCTCAAAGTTTTCGGTAAATAATCGCTGGGGTTATTTCCCATCAATCTCTGGAGGCTGGTTAATCAGTAAAGAAAACTTCTTCCAACAGGGAAAGATTTCCAACTTTGTAGATGAATTAAAACTTAGATCCTCTTATGGTATTTTAGGTAATCAAAATGTGGGAAATTATCAATACCAGACTACTTATTTTGTGTTTTCTAATGCTTACGGATTTAATAATAATTCAGTCGCTGGTACTGGTTTTAATACTGCAAACCCAGACATTAGATGGGAGACTGCACACACATTTAATGTAGGTACAGATATCGCAATGTTTCATAATAAACTAAGTGTTACGTTTGATTATTTTAATAAACTAACTACAAATATTCTTCAGCAACCTAATCTACCAGGAACTTATGGAGGAAGTAATGTCGATTTTAATATTGCTTCAGTAAGAAATAGAGGTTGGGAATTGACCATTAACTACAAATCTCATGGTGTATTATTTGATCATTCACTTTCATTCAATATTGGGGACACTAAAAATGAAATTGTAAAAATGGCCAATGGTCAAGATCGCATTCAATCAATTGGTGAATTACAGATTATTTATGCCAAAGGAATACCTATTGGTTCTTATGTAGGGTTTAAAAGAGATGGCTTTTTCCAAAATTTAGATGATGTACAAAACAAGCCCAAATTTGTAGGGCTTGCCGTACAGCCTGGTGATATAAGTTATAAAGACAAGAATGGTGACGGTATAATTGATGATAATGACAGGTATATATTAGGGAATCCATTTCCACGTTATACTTTTGGTTTAAATTATGATTTAGGGTTTAAAAACTTCGATTTAAATTTATTAATTCAAGGTGTGGGAAAAAGAGACATGGCGTTGAGAGGAGAGTTGATAGAGCCATTTCACGTGAATTATTCTTATGTAATATTTCAACATCAATTAGATTTTTGGACGCCTACTAATCCGAATGCTAAATACCCAATTTTGGCAACGACCAATAGCTCTTCCAATACAAATAATTTTAGAAAGGGCTCCGATTTGAATATTTTTAATGGAGCATATGCAAGATTAAAAAATGTACAATTTGGATATTCTTTGCCAGACCATTTAACTAAGAAAATGGGAATTCAAAAATTGAGATTTTACCTAACGGGTCAAAATTTATTGACATTAGCCGCTACAAAATTTGTAGATCCGGAATCTACTGAATTTAGTAATAATCTCTCTACTGGAGGTGCAAATAGCGCCAGAAATTATCCTTCTCTAATAGATTATGGTTTTGGATTAGACGTAACCTTTTAA
- a CDS encoding IS1634 family transposase — MYKIRQIKYAASSTSVQVYRIENRKRVIVRHIGTARTADELNNLIVLANDFIKKISSQLFLFNEDQSNNIINIKKIEFLGVYYSFFYELIHKLIIAIGFDKLHNDFLLDLVVMRMLEPSSKLRSIALLEEYFGIRHRRQRYYESAPKWLNLKSKVEAIAVEFVQSHYAFDYSLVFYDVTTLYFESFEPDDLRKNGFSKDNKSQQPQILIGLMVSKEGFPISYDVFSGNTFEGHTFIPMIEGFIRKNNIETFTVVADAAMISTQNSAALNEKGVSYIVGARLGNISSDLLETIDNKLAREEGKAIRVKTVNGDLVCAFSPARYRKDKYEMEKQIEKAKYLIANPSKNKKLKFTKTSGQAIELNKKLIEKTNKLLGIKGYYTNLPESVASNQIIIERYHELYRIEQAFRISKSDLQARPIFHYKEEPIKLHILICFMALAISKHIELKTGSSIKSFIHECKKITDARLKNKITGREIKMRAASNPTILELTEKLNLLT; from the coding sequence ATGTATAAAATCAGGCAAATCAAGTATGCTGCATCATCGACATCTGTGCAGGTTTACAGGATTGAAAACCGTAAAAGAGTAATCGTAAGACATATTGGTACTGCCCGTACTGCAGATGAGCTAAATAACTTGATAGTATTGGCTAATGATTTTATTAAAAAGATAAGCAGCCAGTTATTCCTTTTTAATGAGGATCAGTCAAACAATATCATAAACATCAAGAAAATAGAGTTTCTGGGAGTCTATTATTCTTTTTTCTATGAGCTGATCCACAAACTCATTATCGCCATCGGCTTTGATAAACTGCATAATGATTTTCTGTTAGACTTAGTGGTTATGAGGATGTTGGAGCCAAGCTCTAAGCTTCGGTCAATTGCTTTATTGGAAGAGTATTTTGGCATAAGACACCGACGACAGAGATATTACGAATCAGCCCCCAAGTGGCTTAATTTAAAATCCAAAGTAGAAGCTATTGCAGTTGAGTTTGTCCAATCCCATTATGCTTTTGACTATAGTTTAGTCTTTTATGATGTTACTACCCTGTACTTTGAAAGCTTTGAACCAGATGATTTGCGCAAAAATGGTTTTTCTAAGGATAACAAGTCCCAACAACCACAGATCCTGATAGGGTTGATGGTTAGTAAGGAGGGGTTTCCTATCTCTTACGATGTATTTTCAGGTAATACGTTTGAAGGCCACACCTTCATTCCGATGATTGAAGGGTTTATCCGTAAAAATAATATAGAAACCTTTACCGTCGTTGCCGATGCTGCTATGATAAGTACGCAAAATAGTGCAGCATTAAATGAAAAAGGGGTCAGCTATATAGTCGGAGCAAGGCTCGGTAATATATCAAGCGACCTACTTGAAACAATTGACAATAAGCTCGCCCGGGAGGAAGGAAAAGCTATTCGAGTTAAAACAGTTAATGGTGACTTGGTTTGCGCTTTTTCACCTGCTCGTTACCGAAAAGATAAATACGAAATGGAAAAGCAAATTGAAAAAGCTAAGTACCTTATTGCAAACCCTTCTAAAAATAAAAAACTTAAGTTTACAAAGACCTCCGGACAAGCCATCGAGCTTAATAAAAAGCTTATCGAAAAAACCAATAAGCTGCTTGGAATAAAAGGGTATTACACAAACCTGCCGGAGTCTGTTGCAAGTAATCAAATAATAATTGAACGCTATCACGAGCTTTATAGAATAGAACAGGCCTTTAGGATATCCAAAAGTGATTTACAGGCCAGACCTATCTTTCATTATAAAGAAGAACCCATTAAGCTTCATATATTAATCTGCTTCATGGCTTTAGCCATATCTAAACACATAGAGTTAAAAACGGGCTCATCCATAAAGAGCTTTATACACGAATGTAAAAAGATCACTGATGCCCGGTTAAAGAATAAAATAACCGGAAGAGAAATTAAAATGAGGGCCGCTTCCAACCCCACAATTTTAGAATTAACAGAAAAACTGAACCTGCTGACCTAA
- a CDS encoding glycoside hydrolase family 31 protein: protein MKFKSMKTFLSLLILLLANAVTGQAVVQIGNVEATSVDQNVIHLKTQNAFIEIIPYSQNIIRFRIDKKPLKKDFSYAVTAKPESIKANISQEGNEIKISTASINCVIQKKPFSVAIYTKDGKVINEDAKGFTTSWADNSVTTYKKMQNGERFIGLGEKSGNLDRKGNAYTNWNTDAAGYDNGTDPLYSDVPFYIGLHDHLSYGIFLDNTYQTDFNFGASNDIFSSFGARGGEMNYYFIYDNSVAKIITDYTWLTGRMKMPPLWSLGYQQSKWSYFPDTMVLHIAHELRNKHFPADGMVLDIDYMDKYQLFTWNKKYFPHPHVMTDSLRKLGFRTTVIVDPGIKIAPEAPAYQKGLKEDVYLKYPNGQYYSGQVWPGWCNFVDFTSEKGRAYWRSQMSFFAKNGVSGVWNDMNEISTWGQRTPNNILYNYDGRGANNLEGHNVYALNMVRSSYEGMKQITGVRPFILSRSGYAGLQRYSAIWTGDNQPNDDHMLLGVRLLNSMGLSGLAFTGMDISGFLGNATPELFTRWMQIGAFMPYCRNHKITGAKPAEPWCYGEDALNNSRSYIELRYHLLPYLYSTFYEATQDGLPVNRSLAIDYTFQDDVYKEDFQNQYLFGNNIMVAPFKSTDTKGKIYLPANDNWYDFYTDRKFDGGQVIDTKVTLDRLPLYIKAGSIIPMQSLIQSTADMPTDTLVLQVYNDNKANSFAYYEDDGESYRYQKGDDYKRIIKFNPRDRKIEFSKVEGAFVSKFKYVKILLHGFNDTYSEQKQQYFSALPYKISAENKNGYIAVKVIVAANAENEFSIKY, encoded by the coding sequence ATGAAATTTAAATCGATGAAAACTTTCCTTTCTTTACTAATACTTTTACTTGCAAATGCAGTGACTGGGCAAGCAGTAGTACAGATAGGAAACGTGGAAGCTACAAGTGTGGATCAAAATGTAATACACCTTAAAACACAAAATGCTTTTATTGAAATTATTCCATATTCACAAAATATTATTCGTTTTAGAATAGATAAAAAACCGCTTAAGAAAGATTTTTCTTATGCTGTAACGGCAAAGCCAGAAAGTATAAAAGCAAATATTTCTCAAGAAGGCAATGAGATTAAAATTTCAACAGCTTCCATAAATTGTGTCATTCAGAAAAAACCTTTCTCTGTTGCTATTTATACCAAAGATGGAAAAGTAATCAATGAAGATGCAAAAGGCTTTACTACATCTTGGGCCGATAATTCGGTAACAACGTATAAGAAGATGCAAAATGGTGAACGTTTTATTGGGCTAGGAGAAAAATCTGGCAATTTAGATAGAAAAGGGAATGCTTATACCAACTGGAATACAGATGCTGCTGGATATGATAACGGAACAGACCCTTTATATTCTGACGTTCCTTTTTACATCGGCTTACATGATCATTTGAGTTACGGAATATTTTTAGATAATACGTATCAAACCGATTTTAATTTCGGTGCGAGCAATGATATATTTTCTTCTTTTGGTGCTCGTGGTGGTGAGATGAATTATTATTTTATTTATGACAATTCGGTTGCTAAAATTATAACTGATTATACATGGCTTACGGGTAGGATGAAGATGCCTCCATTGTGGTCTCTTGGATATCAGCAAAGTAAATGGAGCTATTTCCCCGATACTATGGTTTTGCATATTGCTCATGAGTTGCGCAACAAACATTTCCCTGCGGATGGAATGGTGTTGGATATTGACTATATGGATAAATACCAGTTATTTACTTGGAATAAAAAATATTTTCCTCATCCTCATGTGATGACCGACAGTTTGCGCAAGCTTGGATTTAGAACAACTGTAATTGTAGACCCCGGAATAAAAATTGCTCCTGAAGCGCCTGCTTATCAAAAAGGTTTAAAGGAAGATGTGTATTTGAAATATCCGAATGGACAATATTATTCTGGACAAGTATGGCCTGGATGGTGCAATTTTGTTGACTTTACAAGTGAGAAAGGCAGAGCTTATTGGCGTAGCCAAATGAGTTTTTTTGCTAAAAATGGAGTGAGTGGTGTTTGGAATGATATGAATGAAATTTCTACTTGGGGACAAAGGACACCAAATAATATATTGTATAATTATGATGGGAGAGGTGCAAATAATTTAGAAGGTCACAATGTCTATGCCCTCAATATGGTTCGATCAAGTTATGAAGGAATGAAACAAATTACTGGTGTTCGTCCTTTTATTTTGTCTAGATCAGGTTATGCAGGATTGCAAAGATATTCTGCTATCTGGACAGGCGACAACCAACCAAACGATGATCATATGCTGCTTGGAGTTCGGTTGTTAAACAGCATGGGCTTAAGTGGGTTGGCATTTACTGGTATGGATATTTCTGGTTTTTTGGGCAATGCAACACCTGAATTGTTTACTCGTTGGATGCAGATAGGCGCCTTTATGCCTTATTGTAGAAACCATAAAATTACAGGAGCAAAACCCGCAGAACCTTGGTGTTATGGAGAAGATGCATTAAATAATTCGAGAAGCTATATTGAGTTGCGATATCATTTGTTGCCCTACTTATATTCAACATTTTATGAAGCAACACAAGATGGATTGCCTGTGAATCGTAGTCTTGCAATTGATTACACATTTCAAGATGATGTTTATAAAGAAGATTTTCAAAATCAATATTTATTTGGAAATAATATCATGGTTGCACCATTTAAAAGTACAGATACTAAGGGTAAGATTTATTTGCCTGCAAATGATAACTGGTATGATTTCTATACAGATAGAAAATTTGATGGTGGTCAAGTGATCGATACAAAGGTTACATTAGATCGATTGCCTTTATACATAAAAGCGGGTAGCATAATTCCTATGCAATCGCTAATTCAGTCAACGGCTGACATGCCGACAGACACGCTCGTATTGCAGGTTTACAATGATAATAAAGCCAATAGTTTTGCCTATTACGAAGATGATGGAGAGAGTTATAGATATCAAAAGGGAGATGATTACAAAAGAATTATTAAGTTCAACCCTAGAGATAGAAAAATTGAATTTTCAAAAGTAGAAGGAGCCTTTGTATCAAAGTTTAAATATGTAAAAATTCTTTTGCATGGTTTTAATGATACATATTCTGAACAAAAGCAACAATATTTTTCAGCATTGCCTTATAAAATTTCTGCTGAAAATAAAAATGGGTACATTGCGGTGAAAGTTATAGTGGCTGCAAATGCTGAAAATGAATTCTCCATTAAGTATTAA
- a CDS encoding glycoside hydrolase family 31 protein has protein sequence MKFRNPVLRLIAIFLFVIPISASAQDYHPIANRAAVIHPEKDVRFTVLSPVMIRLEWDSLGHFTDQASFVVVNRNLPVASFSQKIQRGWLIIRTDSMLLRYKIGSGKFTERNLEITYYNKSEKPISWHPGMEQKDNLMGTYRTLDGYNGDMRDGKKIPLEKGILARDGWTLIDDSHSLLFDNAAFQWVDTTARHSAQDWYVLMYGSHYKMALRDYAMIGGKVPLPPRYAFGYWWSRYWRYTDNEFRNLIAKFKQFDVPLDVLVIDMDWHKQGWTGWTWDSSLFPHPGKFLAWTNKEHLKTTLNLHPADGVGPQERQYASFAKAMNFDTTGHKTIPYVVSDKKYVKTWFDTILNPYEKQGVDFWWLDWQQWPNDKKIKSLSNTWWLNYVFFTEKIKYGNTRPLFYHRWGGLGNHRYQVGFSGDADISWKSLEYQPYFTNTASNVLYDYWSHDIGGHNPLSRTQTIDPEMFARWVQYGVLSPIFRTHSTKNGLLNKEVWNFRGVYFDAIYNAIKFRYQIAPYIYTMARKTYDSALALCRPLYYNYPETENAYKYTREYQFGDDMLVAPIGAPADSNGISTKQVWLPQGNDWYEWNTGTLLKGGQIVNRQFSIDEYPLYVKAGAIIPMNADTIHNLQCQPALIHLGVFPGSTGAGNLYEDNGDNKDYADHYSETNYQTVENKEGLTLKINPVKGHFTGMRTARAYRVSFYGRAMPKSITIADKEIPYEPDGKSAHWYYNGDKMSIEVYIPNVQTSKGSGCVIHYDKGNNADINGLPEKMKRLYNMSEKLKYQDAYIVFPYRVAEMEELNRSLEYYPNKFEELVNKFNEDFPKIPEMMHDMKDVRKESITVFIKGLGLEND, from the coding sequence ATGAAATTTAGAAACCCGGTTTTAAGGCTAATTGCAATTTTTTTATTTGTGATTCCTATTTCTGCTTCGGCGCAAGATTACCATCCTATTGCTAATAGAGCTGCCGTAATACATCCGGAGAAGGATGTACGCTTTACTGTATTATCACCGGTGATGATAAGACTTGAATGGGATAGCTTGGGCCATTTTACAGATCAGGCATCCTTTGTGGTAGTAAATAGAAATTTACCCGTTGCTTCCTTTAGTCAAAAAATACAAAGAGGCTGGTTAATCATACGCACAGATTCAATGCTGTTAAGATATAAGATAGGTTCCGGTAAGTTTACGGAGAGAAATTTAGAGATCACTTATTATAATAAATCAGAAAAGCCGATTAGCTGGCATCCCGGAATGGAGCAAAAGGATAATTTAATGGGGACCTACAGAACACTTGACGGCTATAATGGCGACATGCGCGATGGCAAAAAGATACCCTTAGAGAAAGGGATATTAGCACGAGACGGTTGGACATTAATAGACGATAGCCATAGCCTGTTATTTGATAATGCAGCATTCCAATGGGTAGATACGACAGCCAGACATAGCGCGCAAGACTGGTATGTGTTGATGTACGGTTCACATTATAAAATGGCCTTGCGCGATTATGCGATGATAGGCGGAAAAGTTCCTTTGCCCCCAAGATATGCCTTTGGCTACTGGTGGTCACGCTACTGGCGTTACACAGATAATGAATTCAGAAACCTAATTGCCAAATTCAAACAATTCGATGTTCCGCTAGATGTGTTAGTGATAGATATGGACTGGCACAAACAAGGCTGGACCGGCTGGACCTGGGATAGCAGTTTGTTTCCGCATCCAGGGAAGTTCCTGGCCTGGACTAATAAAGAACATCTGAAAACGACCCTTAACCTGCATCCCGCCGATGGAGTAGGGCCACAAGAAAGACAATATGCCTCCTTTGCCAAAGCCATGAACTTTGACACCACTGGACATAAAACGATCCCCTATGTGGTCTCCGATAAAAAATATGTAAAAACCTGGTTTGACACAATATTAAATCCATACGAGAAACAAGGTGTAGACTTCTGGTGGTTAGACTGGCAGCAATGGCCCAACGATAAAAAGATAAAAAGCTTAAGTAATACCTGGTGGTTAAATTATGTCTTCTTTACCGAGAAGATAAAATACGGCAACACACGTCCACTTTTTTATCATCGTTGGGGCGGGCTGGGCAATCACAGATACCAAGTAGGGTTTTCCGGCGATGCAGACATATCCTGGAAGTCATTGGAATACCAACCCTACTTTACCAATACAGCATCCAATGTTTTGTACGATTATTGGAGTCACGATATAGGAGGGCACAATCCCCTGTCAAGAACACAGACAATCGACCCGGAAATGTTCGCCAGATGGGTGCAATATGGAGTGTTAAGCCCAATCTTCAGAACACATTCCACCAAGAATGGGTTGCTGAACAAAGAAGTATGGAATTTCAGAGGTGTTTATTTCGATGCCATATATAATGCGATTAAATTCCGCTATCAGATAGCGCCCTATATCTATACGATGGCACGCAAAACCTATGACTCAGCGCTAGCACTTTGCCGCCCCCTGTATTACAATTATCCAGAAACAGAGAATGCGTATAAATACACGAGAGAATATCAGTTCGGCGATGATATGTTAGTTGCGCCAATAGGAGCTCCAGCCGATAGCAATGGCATCTCCACCAAACAAGTCTGGCTGCCACAAGGAAATGATTGGTACGAATGGAATACGGGTACCTTACTAAAAGGTGGACAAATAGTGAATAGGCAATTCTCCATAGATGAATACCCCCTGTATGTAAAGGCAGGCGCAATAATCCCTATGAATGCCGATACGATCCACAATTTACAATGTCAACCGGCACTGATTCATTTGGGCGTTTTCCCAGGAAGCACTGGAGCTGGAAATTTATATGAAGATAATGGAGATAATAAAGATTATGCCGATCATTACAGCGAGACCAATTATCAAACCGTTGAAAATAAGGAGGGCCTCACTTTAAAAATCAATCCGGTAAAAGGACATTTCACCGGGATGAGAACAGCACGAGCCTATAGGGTAAGTTTTTATGGAAGAGCAATGCCCAAATCGATAACGATTGCAGATAAAGAAATACCTTATGAACCCGATGGGAAAAGTGCACACTGGTATTATAATGGCGATAAGATGAGTATAGAAGTGTATATTCCGAATGTACAAACATCAAAAGGGAGCGGATGTGTAATCCATTATGATAAAGGAAATAATGCAGATATCAACGGCTTACCGGAAAAGATGAAGCGACTTTACAATATGAGTGAGAAGTTGAAATACCAAGATGCCTATATAGTATTTCCTTACCGGGTGGCAGAGATGGAAGAGTTGAATCGTTCGCTGGAATATTATCCGAATAAATTTGAAGAGCTAGTCAATAAATTTAATGAAGATTTTCCCAAAATTCCAGAGATGATGCATGACATGAAAGATGTAAGGAAAGAAAGCATAACCGTCTTTATAAAAGGACTTGGATTGGAGAATGACTAA
- a CDS encoding glycoside hydrolase family 76 protein has product MALIILCFQMPQKTLGQNYSKLANNLQKQIQQDFYLHSLNYYREFADSTAPDHKVSYLWSLCALWQADNEMEIIDPKKKYLKKDFTVIEKYNDNAPPAPGFDSYPAEFKKEDRYYDDNQWIGLTAMDAYKRTNQQFYLNIGEKIYRFMMTGFDTVSGGGLYWKEGDRSTKNTCSNGPGIILALQLYQATHQKTYLDTALLLYRWMNKHLQAPSGLYYDNLKIASNTIAKYQFSYNTGTMLQSNIYLYECSKQKKYLKEANRIAEAALKYFYADSKFRDDYWFNAVLLRAYQQLLKYNPDTKYILAFKKCVDNAIENNVNKNGLMGKPKPLNLVAQGGMLEILARLAWLQKEHYL; this is encoded by the coding sequence TTGGCATTGATTATATTGTGTTTTCAAATGCCACAAAAAACTTTGGGGCAAAATTATTCGAAGTTGGCTAATAATTTGCAAAAACAAATACAGCAAGATTTTTATTTACATTCTCTGAATTATTATCGAGAGTTTGCTGATAGCACGGCACCTGATCACAAAGTTTCTTATTTATGGTCACTATGTGCCTTGTGGCAGGCAGATAATGAAATGGAAATAATAGACCCGAAGAAGAAATACTTAAAGAAAGATTTTACTGTAATAGAAAAATATAATGATAATGCCCCTCCGGCTCCGGGTTTCGATTCTTACCCTGCTGAATTTAAAAAAGAGGATAGGTATTACGACGATAATCAATGGATTGGATTGACTGCTATGGATGCTTACAAGAGAACTAATCAGCAATTTTATTTAAATATCGGTGAAAAAATATATCGCTTTATGATGACTGGCTTTGACACGGTGAGTGGAGGAGGTTTGTATTGGAAAGAAGGAGATAGAAGTACCAAGAACACCTGTAGTAATGGGCCCGGAATTATACTCGCGTTACAGTTGTATCAAGCGACACATCAAAAGACTTACTTAGATACAGCTTTATTGCTTTATCGTTGGATGAATAAACATTTGCAAGCTCCATCTGGGTTGTATTACGATAATTTGAAAATAGCTTCTAATACTATAGCTAAATATCAATTTTCATATAATACTGGAACAATGTTGCAATCCAATATTTATCTATATGAGTGCTCCAAACAAAAAAAATATCTTAAAGAAGCTAACCGTATTGCCGAAGCTGCTCTGAAATATTTTTATGCAGATAGTAAGTTTAGGGATGATTATTGGTTCAATGCAGTGTTGTTGCGTGCCTATCAGCAGCTTTTAAAATACAATCCTGATACAAAATATATTCTTGCGTTTAAAAAATGTGTTGATAATGCGATCGAAAATAATGTAAACAAAAATGGTTTGATGGGGAAACCCAAACCATTGAACCTAGTTGCACAAGGCGGCATGTTGGAAATATTGGCAAGGCTTGCATGGCTTCAGAAAGAACATTATTTGTAA